From Sphingobacterium bambusae:
AAGAACGCTAAGTATATTGTGTGTATCGATCCATTGGACGGCTCCAGTAATATTGATGTGAACGTTTCTGTGGGAACGATCTTCTCTATTTACAGGCGTGATTCTTTAGGTGGTAAGCCAACGATGGAGGATATCCTTCAAAAAGGATCCAAACAAGTTGCAGCAGGGTATATCGTGTATGGATCTTCCACCATGCTTGTTTATACAACCGGAAAAGGGGTGAATGGCTTTACGCTTGATCCCAGTATTGGTGAATTCTGCTTGTCCCATCCTTGCATGAAGGTTCCAACCAAAGGACATATTTACTCCATTAACGAAGGTAATTACAGAAAGTTTTCGTCTGGTGTTAAGAAATACATTAAGTATTGTGAAGAGGAAGATGCATCAACGAATAGGCCATACACCTCACGCTATATTGGGTCGTTGGTGGCAGATATTCATCGTAACCTGCTGTTGGGTGGGATCTTTATATATCCTGCGACCTTTACCCATCCAAACGGAAAACTGCGGTTGATGTATGAGTGTAATCCTATTGCCTTTATTATAGAGCAGGCTGGTGGAAAAGCAACAGATGGGCGACAGCGCATTTTGGATATAGAACCAAAGACGCTTCATCAACGCTCAGCCTGTTTTATGGGAAGCTTGGAGATGGTTGAAAAAGTTGAGGAATTTCTACTGGCAGAAGACGTCGATTAGGCGCTCACGGATAATTGGATTTCCTAATTTCATGGTTTAAAAAAGTTGTTTCAAAACGCGACAGGTGGTATTGGGTTGCATTAGCTACGTACCGCCTGTCGCGTTTTGTCTGCATTATCTTTTCCGTTGTTTATAACGTTCTAGCCAGCTCTGCGTCATCGCATTACCCATCTGCCAATCTTCTCCAGGAGCCCATTCAACTACCTTTTTGTCAATGAAATAAATCCATATCGGACGGTCTTCATGCTTCTCGGTGATAAGATTTAGTTCCCTGCGAAGGTATTCATAAACCTCTAGTTCCCCTTCTTCCGTCTTTTGAGCGATAACGATATGATTTGGCTTGCCGATACGCTGAATAACGGTGTCTTGCTGCATGCCAAGGCTTATTCTGCTCATGTCCGCATTGATCATTTGGTATTTCATCGCTCCGCAGGATACGATGAAGAACAGAAATAGTGGTGCTGCGTAAAATAAAATGTTTCTTGACATATAGTTGGTTCTTTTTATTGTTTGACGACAAGTTTAGCGAAAGGCTTAATCCGTATTGAACATTTTTAAGGGGTTTTTGAAAATTCTCGTCTCCAATAATTTGGATATGAACTCGTGTTCGTTCAAGGGTTTGGTCAAGGTGCCGTCAAACTGAAAGGTGCAGTCGCCTTTATAGGCTTCTATATTTTCTGTGTCCGCCGTGCAAAGGAATACGTTGACATCAGCGCTATCCTTCCTGATGCTGCTTAAAACTGACCAACCATTCATGTTAGGCATCAGCATGTCCGTGACAACAACGTCCACATTG
This genomic window contains:
- the fbp gene encoding class 1 fructose-bisphosphatase, producing MATFKTLGQFIIEKQADFPYAKGELSRLLRDIGIAAKVVNREVNKAGLVDILGDAGQVNVQGEGQKKLDVYADEQFIRALQSGGECCVVASEEHELPVDIDWEFSKNAKYIVCIDPLDGSSNIDVNVSVGTIFSIYRRDSLGGKPTMEDILQKGSKQVAAGYIVYGSSTMLVYTTGKGVNGFTLDPSIGEFCLSHPCMKVPTKGHIYSINEGNYRKFSSGVKKYIKYCEEEDASTNRPYTSRYIGSLVADIHRNLLLGGIFIYPATFTHPNGKLRLMYECNPIAFIIEQAGGKATDGRQRILDIEPKTLHQRSACFMGSLEMVEKVEEFLLAEDVD